In Halobacteroides halobius DSM 5150, the genomic window CTTCTTATGAATTGACTCCAGATATGGCAATTATTGATTCTGATTTAACTATGACTGTGCCAGCTAGTGTAACTGCTAATACTGGTATTGATGTTTTAACTCATGCTATTGAAGCTTATGTAGCTACTTTATCTTCTGATTATACGGATGCTTTAGCTTTACAAGCTATTAGAATGGTTTTTAAGTATTTACCACGTGCTTATAAGAATGGTCAACAGGATAGAGAAGCTAGAGAAAAAATGCATAATGCTTCTTGCATGGCAGGAATTGCCTTTACTAATGCTTTCTTAGGTATTAATCACAGTTTAGCTCATATTTTAGGTGGAAAATTCCATATTCCACATGGATTAGCTAATGGAGTATTAATGCCCCATGTAATTAGATATAATGCTGCGACACCTACAAAGTGGGCTATTTTCCCTAATTATAGATATCATAAAGCAGATGAGGAATATGCTGAAATTGCTAGAAATTTAGGGTTGGAGGCTAATACGCCAGAAGAGGGTGTAGAAAATTTAGTTGAAGCTATTAAAGATCTGATGAAAGAATTAGATATGCCATTAACAATTGCTGATTGTGATATTGAATGGTCAGATTTTGAAGAAAAGATTAGTGAAATGGCAGATGTAGCATTCAATGACCAGTGTACACCTGCTAATCCACGTAAACCAAGAGTAAGTGAGTTAGAAGAAATTTATAAAAAAGCTTATGGTGATAGAAAGTAGTATAATAAACAGGGCCAACCTTAAGGTTGGCCCTGTTTATTATAGATTGTTTAATTGGTCAAGAATTATATCTTGAGTTCTGGCCTGTTCTTTTGAAACATCTTTTATTAACTGATCTTCCTTTTTATCTTCTTTGATTTCAAAATCATCTTCTTTAAGGTTCTTAATTACATAACCTAAGACTTCTTCTTTTAAGTCTTGCTTTTTCTCATGTTTTATTTCTTGATTTGTATTTTTATTTACTTTTTGTTCAGACTTGTATAATGAAATAATTAATTTTCTAATAAACTCAGTTTTGCTTCCAGCATGATTATAATATTTATCTTTAAGCCAGCTTAGAGCTTCATTAGGCATATTTTTATTAGAGAAGGTGACATCAATTCTTAGTTTGAAGTCATCATTTATATCCATAGTACCTTACTCCTTTTGTTCTTTATTATAAATTGTTTCAGCCCTTAATAGATAACCTAAAACATTTGCGAGCTGAGGATTAGGAATAGCTTGTATACCAATCCTACCAAACTCTTTTTTAAGGAATGGGGCTAGTAGTTTTGCTCCTCCTCCAACGATTAGAATTTGATTGATTAGACTAATGAAGTCTCTCCATTCATTTCTAGTTGCCTTAAAGATCTCTCTAGCTAACTCTTGATAACATTTATTAACAATATCTCTAATCGATTTTTCTTCTTGATTATAAGTGATAGTATCTTGTTGATTTACTACTGCACTTCTAATTAGATTTTCGTCTATATTTAGGTTGTTACTCACTGCTCTAAAAACATTAGACATTCCAATATCGGAGCTAAAAGGAGATTCATTAATTATTTCCCCACAGTTGTAAGCTAGTCCATCTGTTGTTCTTCCTCCTACATCAATGATTGCTATTTTATCTCGCATTATATCTGCATTATTATCTTGATTTAAGTAATATAGTAAAGCTCCAGCAGCTTGAGGAACTACTACTATATCATTTATTGTATAGCGAACAGTTACTTCTTTACCATTTCTAGCGGTTATTTTACTTTTAAATTTACCTTCGAACCTTTCTTTCATACCTTTTTTATGATTACGGTGATGCTGAATAGGTAACCCGGTTACTAATTTGTCTATATAAATCCTATTAGCATTAGGATAAAGAGTTGATAGCCCAGCTAATAATTTAGCTAATTCTTCTTCTGATTGATATTTGTTTACTTCATAGTTAGAGCCACCACTCTCTAATTGGTTGACTATATAATCTCCTACCATAAAATCGTACCACTCATCATTTTTATCTTGGACTTCAATTAACATTTTTTCTTTAGAAAAGCTTTGGCCCAGACCTAACTCCTTTTTATCGATTAGACTAGTTGTTCTTTCTTTAGCTAAACTAGGAAAAGTTAAAGGCTTTTGATTAGAGTCTTTCATTTGATTTGTAATCAGCTTACATGTATCATAGCCAGAATCCCATCCGCAATAAGAAACATTTACACCAATACCCATTATTAACACCTCTTCAATATTTTTACATTACATTTTAATTATAATTAAAAGATTAGCTATTAGTCAATAGAAAATTCGATTTTTTCGGAATAATGCGTAAAAATTAGATTTAAAAATGAACTTAAACTTTATATATCCTACTTTTTCGTAAAAAGACGTAATAATTTAGGAAAAATTACAGAAATAGCAATTTGACTTATCAAAATCATTATGCTAAAATGGTAAATGTCGCTTGAGAAAGGCATTCCCCAATGTCTTACAAAGATTTTTAAAAAATCTTGACAAGCTCATTAAAGTATTATATACTAATTAAGTGTTGTGGAGGGGTGTCCGAGTCCGGTTTATGGTGGCAGACTTGAAATCTGCTGTGCGTTTATGCGTACCGTGGGTTCGAATCCCACCCCCTCCGCCATTATCAATTTACTATTGATAATCGGCAATTGGAGACCAAAGAATAATAATTAAAGAAAGAATAATAAATTCAGTTTGAGATTGAGTTTAAGATTAGATTCACCATAAAATCACTAGTAATAATTTATGGTTTAACAGTTACTCAAACTTAGTCTCTATTATTTTATATTTTATTTATTCTTTATTAATTGTGATTTATTATTTGAACTTAATTGTAAATTGTCCATTGTCCATTTTCAATTGAATAGCGTGGAGAGATACCCAAGTGGCTGAAGGGGCGGGTTTGCTAAACCTGTAGTAGGGCATCAAGCTCTAGCGAGGGTTCAAATCCCTCTCTCTCCGCCAATAATATTGTGTGCTCGTGGCTCAACTGGATAGAGCGTCTGATTACGGATCAGAAGGTTGGGGGTTCAAATCCTCCCGAGCACGCCATTTTTATTTAATAAGGTGGTTGAATGAAAAATAATGATCGATATTATATGCAATTAGCTTTAAAAGAAGCCCAAAAAGCATTTAATAAAGATGAAGTGCCTATTGGTGCTATTATTACTAAAGAGGATCAGGTTATAGCTAAAGCTCATAACTTAAGAGAAAGTCTACAAGATCCCACGGCACATGCTGAAGTATTAGTAATTCGTAAAGCTAGTGAAGTTATTAATAGTTGGCGGTTGATAGATTGTAGTTTATATGTTACAATAGAGCCATGCTCAATGTGTGCTGGAACATTAGTACAATCAAGAATAGATAACTTAATTTATGGTGCTACGGATCCTAAAGGAGGAGCTGCTGGAACCATATTTAATATAGTAAATGATAGAAGATTAAATCATCAGTTAAATGTTAAGTCTGGTATATTAGAAGAGCAATGTAGTCAAATTATGAAAAATTTCTTTAAACAATTAAGATAATGTGGAGAGGTGTCCGAGTCTGGCTTAAGGAGCTCGCCTGGAAAGCGAGTAAGGGTTTACGCCCTTCGAGGGTTCGAATCCCTCCCTCTCCGCCCTTGATGCAATAAATTGGTAGATAGTTGTTATAATTTGGCATTGACTTATTGCTTAAAATCTGATACAATTTAAATTGATGAGAATGAAATAGTAATAGAGGCTTATAGCCTTTATATAAATTTGGTCGTGCTAGACGGGGGGGTAGCGGTACCCTATAACCTGCAATCCGCTTAGCAGGGTTGAAGTCTACTTTAGCCTATTTCTTGTAAGGTCTGGCTTAAGTAAGTGGCGTTGACGATTGGGTCTTACGCAACGAAGCGTTGTGAATTCCGTCAGATCCGGAAGGAAGCAGCGGTAAGCAAATGTCTTCGTGTGCCGTAAGGTTGCCTGGTTCGAGCTAACTGCTTAAGTAACGCTTGGAAGAAATTGGTGAGGGTAGATGCACGACCTTTAGTATTTTATAATGGGGGTAATATATAAATGGCCTATGTTTCACTTTATCGTAAATGGCGACCTCAAGACTTTTCAGATATTGCTGGTCAACGAAGTGTAGTAAAAACATTAAAAAATGCTATAAATATGAATCGGATTGCACATGCATATCTTTTTTGTGGGCCAAGAGGGACAGGGAAGACAAGTACAGCTAAAATACTATCTAAAGCATTAAATTGTGAAGAAGGTCCAACAATAAAGCCTTGTAATGAGTGCATAGCTTGTACCAAAATAAATAATAATAATTCAATTGATGTAATTGAGATTGATGCTGCTTCTAATCGAGGTATTGATGAGATTAGAGAGCTTCGAGAAAAAGTAAAATTTTCTCCAACTGAAGGAAATTATAAGGTATACATTATAGATGAAGTACATATGTTAACTACGGAAGCTTTTAATGCTTTATTGAAGACAC contains:
- a CDS encoding ParM/StbA family protein, with amino-acid sequence MGIGVNVSYCGWDSGYDTCKLITNQMKDSNQKPLTFPSLAKERTTSLIDKKELGLGQSFSKEKMLIEVQDKNDEWYDFMVGDYIVNQLESGGSNYEVNKYQSEEELAKLLAGLSTLYPNANRIYIDKLVTGLPIQHHRNHKKGMKERFEGKFKSKITARNGKEVTVRYTINDIVVVPQAAGALLYYLNQDNNADIMRDKIAIIDVGGRTTDGLAYNCGEIINESPFSSDIGMSNVFRAVSNNLNIDENLIRSAVVNQQDTITYNQEEKSIRDIVNKCYQELAREIFKATRNEWRDFISLINQILIVGGGAKLLAPFLKKEFGRIGIQAIPNPQLANVLGYLLRAETIYNKEQKE
- the tadA gene encoding tRNA adenosine(34) deaminase TadA, producing MKNNDRYYMQLALKEAQKAFNKDEVPIGAIITKEDQVIAKAHNLRESLQDPTAHAEVLVIRKASEVINSWRLIDCSLYVTIEPCSMCAGTLVQSRIDNLIYGATDPKGGAAGTIFNIVNDRRLNHQLNVKSGILEEQCSQIMKNFFKQLR